A single region of the Pseudomonas granadensis genome encodes:
- a CDS encoding RecQ family ATP-dependent DNA helicase, with the protein MHNTLEQVFGFSQFRPGQEAAISAVLTGRSAAAIFPTGSGKSICYQLPALLLPHLTLVVSPLLALMQDQLAFLQRHGISAGSIDSAQNRDDASAVMARARSGELKILMVSVERLKNERFRNFLQQVPLSLLVVDEAHCISEWGHNFRPDYLKLPDYQRQFNIPQALLLTATATPNVIADMQAKFNIAEEDVVTTGFYRPNLNLLVEPVRGEDKRRRLVEWMSARAGQPSIVYVTLQKTAAHIAEHLERNGIQAEAYHAGLPHDQREAIQKRFMAGQSNCIVATIAFGMGIDKSDIRNVVHFDLPKSIENYSQEIGRAGRDGQPSDCLVLANRDSLNVLENFVYGDTPERAGIRYVLDEIKASAGQGQWEFMLGPLADQSNIRSLPLKTLLVQLELRGLIAPRYAYYAEYRFKYLLEPEVLLERFDGERRDFVAALIQSSTRARSWATVNFDAMYAQYSAERSRLVKALDYFQEKGWIELESKQMTEVYSLLRSDFDSEHLSTELHDYFTRHEQAEITRIHAMLAMFASERCLGYRLAEYFGDHNAPQQCGHCSVCHGHVARLPPAPELPALVDENFAQLCGEFIHKHEQHTGSMPTAERLTRFLCGISVPLFTKMKARTISGFAALEEYPFAEVRSWAADNLTG; encoded by the coding sequence ATGCACAACACCCTGGAACAGGTTTTTGGTTTCTCACAGTTTCGCCCCGGACAAGAAGCCGCGATCAGTGCGGTGCTGACCGGGCGCTCGGCGGCGGCCATTTTTCCCACCGGTTCCGGCAAGTCGATTTGCTATCAACTGCCGGCGCTGTTGTTGCCACACCTGACGCTGGTGGTGTCGCCGCTCTTGGCGTTGATGCAGGATCAATTGGCTTTTCTGCAGCGCCATGGCATCTCGGCCGGCAGCATCGATTCGGCGCAAAATCGCGATGACGCCAGTGCGGTGATGGCCCGCGCCCGTTCGGGTGAATTGAAGATCCTGATGGTCTCGGTGGAGCGCTTGAAGAACGAGCGCTTTCGCAACTTTCTGCAGCAGGTACCCCTCTCGTTATTGGTCGTGGACGAGGCGCACTGTATTTCCGAGTGGGGGCACAATTTCCGTCCCGACTACCTCAAGCTGCCGGACTACCAGCGCCAGTTCAACATCCCGCAAGCCCTGCTGTTGACCGCTACGGCAACGCCGAATGTGATTGCCGACATGCAGGCCAAATTCAATATCGCAGAAGAAGATGTGGTAACCACCGGCTTCTACCGGCCCAACCTCAATCTGCTGGTCGAACCGGTGCGCGGTGAGGACAAGCGCCGGCGTCTGGTCGAGTGGATGAGCGCGCGAGCGGGCCAGCCGAGCATCGTCTACGTGACCTTGCAGAAAACCGCCGCACACATCGCCGAGCACCTTGAACGCAATGGCATTCAGGCCGAGGCGTATCACGCCGGTCTGCCTCACGACCAACGCGAAGCGATCCAGAAACGCTTCATGGCCGGGCAGTCCAATTGCATCGTTGCGACTATCGCGTTCGGCATGGGCATCGACAAGAGCGACATTCGCAACGTGGTGCATTTCGACCTGCCCAAATCCATCGAAAACTACAGTCAGGAAATCGGCCGCGCCGGTCGTGACGGGCAGCCATCCGATTGCCTGGTATTGGCCAATCGCGACAGCCTCAACGTGCTGGAAAACTTTGTCTACGGCGACACCCCGGAGCGTGCAGGCATTCGTTACGTGCTGGATGAAATCAAAGCCTCGGCAGGGCAAGGGCAGTGGGAGTTCATGCTCGGGCCGTTGGCGGACCAGAGCAACATCCGCTCGTTGCCGTTGAAGACTTTGCTGGTTCAGCTGGAACTGCGCGGCTTGATCGCGCCGCGCTATGCCTATTACGCCGAATACCGCTTCAAATACCTGCTGGAGCCGGAGGTACTGCTTGAGCGTTTCGACGGCGAACGCCGGGACTTCGTTGCCGCACTGATCCAGTCCTCAACCCGTGCACGTTCGTGGGCCACGGTGAATTTCGACGCAATGTACGCGCAGTATTCTGCCGAGCGCAGTCGGCTGGTGAAGGCGCTGGATTACTTCCAGGAAAAAGGCTGGATCGAGCTGGAAAGCAAGCAGATGACCGAGGTGTACAGCTTGCTGCGCAGTGATTTCGATAGTGAACATTTGAGTACCGAGCTACACGACTATTTCACCCGCCATGAGCAGGCTGAAATCACCCGCATTCACGCCATGCTCGCGATGTTTGCCAGCGAACGCTGCCTGGGTTATCGGCTGGCCGAATACTTCGGCGACCACAATGCTCCGCAACAGTGTGGGCATTGTTCGGTGTGTCACGGCCACGTGGCACGACTGCCACCAGCGCCGGAGCTGCCAGCGCTTGTGGATGAAAACTTTGCGCAGCTGTGTGGCGAATTTATCCACAAGCATGAGCAGCACACCGGCTCGATGCCAACGGCCGAGCGGCTGACGCGGTTTTTGTGCGGGATCAGCGTACCGCTGTTCACCAAAATGAAGGCGCGGACGATTTCCGGGTTCGCGGCGCTGGAGGAATATCCCTTTGCCGAAGTGCGCAGTTGGGCTGCTGACAATCTAACTGGGTGA
- a CDS encoding 3-hydroxyacyl-CoA dehydrogenase, whose product MSQTSFDIQQAAVIGAGTMGRGIVMCLANAGVAVQWVDNNPQMLEQALAAVAETYAHNVRQGRIDQAEADVRIARVSAAADYAAIRNVDLVIEAVYENLELKQKIFRELDGLLKPEALLASNTSALDIDAIAAATRRPEQVLGLHFFSPAHIMRLLEIVRGAQTSPAALQAALALGKRMGKVSVVSGNCHGFIGNRMLHPYVLEARKMMLEGAYPHQVDAALQGFGFAMGPFRMYDVVGIDLEWRARELAGKGQDAPEVQVDNRLCELGRFGQKSGNGYYHYEPGSRQAEHDPEVDALVLQVSEGLGFQRREIGPEEILERCLLALVNEGAKILQEGIAESAHDIDLVYLNGYGFPADKGGPMAWAGQQGLADIHQRLLALETRQGDQWKPARLIGELAAQGKGFADR is encoded by the coding sequence ATGAGCCAGACATCCTTCGATATTCAGCAAGCCGCGGTGATCGGTGCGGGGACCATGGGCCGCGGCATTGTCATGTGCCTGGCCAACGCCGGCGTTGCGGTGCAATGGGTGGATAACAACCCACAGATGCTCGAACAGGCGCTTGCAGCTGTCGCCGAAACCTACGCGCACAATGTGCGCCAGGGACGGATCGATCAGGCGGAGGCTGACGTGCGTATTGCCCGGGTCAGTGCCGCCGCCGACTATGCGGCGATTCGCAATGTCGATCTGGTGATCGAAGCGGTGTACGAAAATCTTGAGCTCAAGCAAAAGATCTTTCGCGAACTGGATGGCCTGCTCAAGCCTGAAGCACTGCTGGCCAGTAATACTTCGGCGCTGGATATCGATGCGATTGCCGCGGCCACGCGCCGTCCGGAGCAAGTGCTGGGCCTGCATTTCTTTAGCCCGGCGCACATTATGAGACTGTTGGAGATCGTCCGCGGTGCGCAGACTTCACCGGCGGCCCTGCAGGCAGCTTTGGCGCTGGGCAAGCGCATGGGCAAGGTCAGCGTGGTATCGGGCAATTGCCATGGCTTCATCGGCAATCGCATGTTGCACCCGTACGTGCTGGAAGCACGCAAGATGATGCTCGAGGGCGCCTACCCGCATCAGGTTGATGCAGCGCTGCAGGGTTTCGGATTCGCTATGGGACCCTTCCGCATGTACGACGTGGTCGGTATCGACCTGGAGTGGCGCGCCCGCGAACTGGCCGGCAAAGGGCAGGATGCGCCAGAGGTGCAGGTGGACAATCGTCTGTGCGAGCTGGGCCGCTTCGGGCAGAAATCCGGCAACGGTTATTACCATTACGAACCCGGCAGTCGGCAGGCTGAGCATGACCCCGAGGTTGACGCACTGGTGTTGCAGGTCAGTGAAGGGCTGGGTTTCCAGCGCCGCGAGATCGGTCCTGAGGAAATTCTCGAGCGCTGCCTGCTGGCGCTGGTCAACGAGGGCGCGAAAATTCTCCAGGAAGGCATTGCCGAGTCGGCCCATGACATCGATCTGGTGTACCTGAACGGCTATGGCTTCCCGGCCGACAAGGGCGGGCCTATGGCTTGGGCGGGTCAGCAAGGGCTGGCGGATATCCATCAGCGTCTGCTGGCGCTGGAGACGCGCCAGGGTGATCAGTGGAAACCGGCGCGGTTGATTGGCGAACTGGCGGCGCAGGGCAAGGGGTTTGCTGATCGTTGA
- a CDS encoding acyl-CoA thioesterase: protein MSNPTPQRSDYPHFQPITTRWHDNDAYGHVNNVTYYSFFDTAVNTYLIQVGGLDIHDGEVVGFVVSSACDYFASIAFPDLIEIGMRVGKLGNSSVQYELAVFKVGEVEACAAGRFVHVFVDRASNQPVPIPPGLRAALQRLAV from the coding sequence ATGTCCAATCCCACGCCCCAACGCTCCGACTACCCGCACTTCCAGCCCATCACCACGCGCTGGCACGACAACGACGCTTACGGTCACGTTAACAACGTCACTTATTACAGCTTCTTCGACACCGCCGTGAACACGTATCTGATTCAGGTTGGCGGTCTGGATATCCATGACGGTGAGGTGGTCGGTTTTGTGGTCAGCTCAGCCTGCGATTATTTCGCCTCGATCGCCTTCCCGGATCTGATCGAAATCGGCATGCGCGTGGGCAAGCTGGGCAACAGTTCGGTGCAATACGAATTGGCCGTGTTCAAGGTAGGAGAAGTGGAGGCCTGCGCAGCCGGGCGCTTCGTTCATGTCTTCGTGGACCGGGCGAGCAATCAACCGGTGCCGATTCCGCCCGGGTTGCGCGCAGCGCTGCAACGTTTGGCCGTCTGA
- a CDS encoding glycine zipper domain-containing protein, which translates to MKFSSILLLSLGLVSGFASAGGTTEAGVGGALGGVLGSVVGQSIGGNTGSTIGAALGGAGGSAVGADRHSRGEAAIGGALGAAGGNVVGRSLGGTTGSLIGSAAGGGAGGALGNYMGRDDDDDRHRDRRYDDRRYYRDRGHPGRGHAYGHRKHHKHYRHR; encoded by the coding sequence ATGAAGTTCTCCTCGATTCTCTTGTTGTCCCTTGGCCTGGTCAGTGGCTTCGCTTCTGCCGGCGGCACCACCGAAGCAGGTGTGGGCGGCGCATTGGGCGGGGTTCTTGGCTCGGTCGTCGGTCAGTCTATAGGCGGCAATACAGGTTCCACCATTGGCGCAGCCTTGGGCGGCGCAGGTGGTAGCGCAGTCGGCGCAGACCGCCACAGCCGTGGCGAAGCCGCCATTGGCGGTGCGTTGGGCGCAGCCGGCGGTAACGTCGTAGGTCGCAGTCTGGGCGGCACCACCGGCAGCCTGATCGGCTCCGCGGCAGGTGGCGGTGCAGGTGGCGCACTGGGTAACTACATGGGCCGCGATGATGACGATGATCGTCATCGCGATCGCCGCTACGATGATCGCCGCTACTACCGCGATCGCGGCCACCCAGGCCGCGGCCATGCTTACGGCCACCGCAAGCACCACAAGCACTATCGCCACCGCTAA